TGTTCAATCAGTTTGAGTTAATGGACTAGTGACACATTTCACTCTTACGCAATGAAACATCACAACTTCTTTCCACTCGTTCTTTCTCTGAATGCTATAGACCTGTCAGCTATGGATTTTTAACTTGGTGGAAAATACTTTTTTGCCACATTACAGAAGGCTGCTTTTCAGCTCATGTCTTGTACTCCCTCCGCCCGGAACTACAttcatttgagcgacaagtaattccAGACGGAGGTAGTAAGAGCTGATGTTTGCATTTAGGATTGTTCTGCCTGTTTTGATTAATAATATTTGTAAAACATGATGAAAAGCTGATGGTAGCATTGTTGTGATCCCTGTGAATTGTAAAATCTTTGCCTCTAGGACCAAGATGTGGAATTTCTTGTGAGATCTTTGCCTCTTGGGTCTTGGACCAAAGATCAAATGAGCACTGAACTAATAACATTATCAAGAATTCCCCGTGCTCAACCACCTAAACTTTTTGGAACTATTTGGCCAGGCCTTCTTTTCTTTCCATTGTTATCAATTGCATTTTCAGCTTGTGGAGGAGCATTATGCTGTCAGGTGAAATCGGAGTAGCACTTGGTAGTAATTTATAGGGAACTAATTAACGATAAAACATCATTTCTTCAAATCAGATAAGAGCTCCAAAATACGATAATTAGACCTGATACAAACCAAAAGACAGAAATAAAGTGGACATATAGAACTTCTAAACGGGACATGACCTACATCATCACACTAACAGTGACACGGGCGAACTGAATGCAAGACACCAACATCAAGACGAGGACAAGACGCTCCGATGGCCACAGGATGACAAGCAAAGGCGGACTGGCGCACGATCTCAACTACTTCAGCCCTTCGGGCTGCTTCTATGAAAGGAAGACATCAGTGAGAAGCGTCTTTGACTGCAGTGACGCCTTCAGAATCTCCAAACCCTACACATTGGAACCCCAAAAATGTTGAGCGGGCAATCTACATATAATTGCTTTATGACAGTTGTGGAGTTGTTACCTCGGTACAGCCAAGCTGCACAGTCTTCTCCTGAAGCGAGCGGATGTCCGTAACGCCAAAGGTGTTGAGGAGGGTGATCCCAGAGATGGAAGACATGGGCGACACCTTCAGGTCGTCCATCACAGTGTACGTCACAATCCCCTGCACGAAGCCGGCGCCAACAACACGAGGCACATCGACCACATCGGAGCCGCCCTCCAACTCCTCCACAAGCGGCTGCATCGGGGTTTCCATGCTACGATGGCAATTGGTGCACAGCAAGCTCCTTACACTGGTGTAGTTCCTGCAGTTGTTGTTGCATCGATAAAGAACACCGACAGCATGCTCCGGCTCGGGGAGCGAAAGCAGCTTGCCGGTATCCCAACCACAGGCGGGCGtgagtgtgacgcccccgatttgaccgtacactaatcatgcacgcaaatgtgtacgatcaagatcagggactcacgggaagatatcacaacacaactctaaaacataaataagtcatacaagcattataatacaagccaggggcctcgagggctcgaatacaagtgctcgatcatagacgagttagcggaagcaacaatatctgaacacagacataaggtaaacaagtttgccttaagaaggctagcacaaacagggatacagatcgaacgaggcgtaggcctcctgcctgggacctcctaactactcctggtcgtcgtcagcggcctgcacgtagtagtaggcacctccagtgtcgtaggtgtcgtcgtcgacggtggcgtctggctcctggactccaatatctggttgcgacaatcagatagataggaaggggggaaagagggagagaagcaaccgtgagtactcatccaaagtactcgcaagcaaggagctacactacatatgcatgggtatatgtgtaaaggggcatatcagtggactgaactgcagaatgccagaattaaaagggggatagctagtcctgtcgaagactacgcttctggacatctccatcttgcagcatgtagaagagagtagattgaagtcctccaagtagcatcgcatagcataatcctacccggcaatcccctcctcgtcgccctgttagagagcgaccaccgggttgtatctggcacttggaagggtgtattttattcagtatccagttctagttgtcataaggtcaaggcacaactccgggtcgtccttttaccgagggacacggctattcgaatagataaacttccctgcaggggtgcaccacataacccaacacgctcgatcccatttggccggacacacttttctgggtcatgcccggcctcgtaagatcaacacgtcgcagccccacctaggctcaacagagaggtcagcacgccggtctaaacctatgcgcgcaggggtttgggcccatcgccctatgcacacctgcacgttgcgtacgcggccggaagcagacctagcccccttaatacaagcgcgagcttacggtccaatgcggcgcgcgccactcagtcgctgacgtcaaaagagcttcggctgataccacgacgtcgggatacccataactactcccacgtagatggttagtgcgtatagaccaaatggccagactcagatcaaatacccagaactcgttaagcgtgttgtttatctgcgaacgccgaccagggccaggcccacctctcacctaggcggtctcaacctgccctgtcgctccgccataaagtaacagtcgggggctgtcaggaacccaggcccacctctaccggggtggagccacctgtcctttcagccccctcatcagaatcacttgcgggtactcaacgagccgacccgactttagtcaccacatgtgtcatgtatataatgtatatagtatatacccgtgatcacctcccgaagtgatcacggcccagtagtatagcatggcagacggacaagagtgtagggccactgatgaaacactagcatcctatactaagcagtaggatagcaggtaagggtaacaattgtagaaacaatgacagactatgcatcaggataggattatcggaaagcagtaacatgctacactactctaatgcaagcagtatagagaagagtaggcgatatctggtgatcgggggggcttgcctggttgctctggcaagtaggaggggtcgtcgactccgtagtcgaactgggcagcagcagtgtcggtctcgtagtctaccggagagaagagggggaagaaacagtaaatacaatgcaaacataagcatgacgatgcgtgacatgacaatgagcggtgctaggggtgtcctaacgcgacagcaggtggtatcggtgaagggggggaacatccgggaggtattcccgatgttacgcgtttttggacagacggaccggagggggaaagttgctagttcgataggttagggaggtgtggtggacgaacggactgcgtatccggattcgtctcgtcgttctgagcaactttcatatagaaaacattttcatccgagttacggtttaaaagatatgaattttcaaagtttatttgaatttctggaattatttatattaagaaaaatgaattatgacgtcagcatgaggcaatgctgacgtcagcaagtcaacaggtcggctgaccagtcaaaccagacaggtgggtccagtgggacccacatgtcagtctctgttattctaatatctatttaaactaatctaacagtataattagaggggtgggccccacatgtcagtgagtgattagttaaaataattatttttatttataaaacattttatttttcttttatttttgcggcggggcccgcatgtcagtgactgggcctgcccagtcagcagttgactgggtcaacccagtcaactggggcccgtgggggccactggcaggggcactggggtggccccaggcctgccacgtcggcggccggcgccggagcaacgccggcgaccaaaacgcacggcggcgctcgcgggaggggcgcgggtttcacccacagtgggtttgcgggggcggggctgggcgcgttcgacgcggctcgacgtcgcgcgtccaacggcggtggtcggaggggctgaaacggccggggacgaccgctacgagctcgccggcggcgaggtgctacgggtgcccgacggaagctgcgttagagcgcgcgaacggccgaactaactacctaggcgggcgcggcacggtgcggtcgggctagcgggcctacggccgtaaccatttggtcaccggagacatgccggcggcgagctccgcggcgtggcgttcgggcgcgcgtgggggagcagctacggagcgcgagcgagctaacggagagggggaggagaaggagaggctcactgcgaggctgtagggagtggcagtgagctcggggagggcgcggggtagccggaatcggcgacgaacgacggcggccgaaggttgaagacgagctcggggaggccggtgcagaggcgctcgactcgttcccgagggcgtagtcgacgtagtcgacggcgggaaGTCGTTCaggcacgtcgtcggggcgatcggggcacggtggccgcgagttcgacggtgaacggcggcgagcacgcgcgaGCAGAGGAGATCGAAGGCGAGAGAGAGGTGGATCCGGCagggggagaggcgcagaggccgagggagtgagcggggtgagtgggagagaggcccgagggggcgggggccgctggcgcccttatcctctccggcgtcggtgccggcgaggaggtcgggcgggagcgcgcgcccctgttccgacccggtcgggggaacagggaaggggacgcggggggggggTGGAGAGTGGGCTGGGGCGACTGGGCCGGGGGGGTTCGGgggtggcggcccagtttgggccggggtgCAGTGGGGGAacgggccttctcctttttttctttttctgttctgttttgttttctgttttccttttatttgtttatttccttttctgttatatttcatttaaagtatttaggcattttataaaaaggagttttctccaccataattgccagtgtattatttagcacccacagaacatttttgtttgagtttttgaaaacttttatttttcactttaattttatttgaagtttgaactaggagttagaaaaggaaggtgattcaaatgtgatcaagccctgtttagcaacatgattagcttaatcacagggagttactgtagcatgattcccagggtgttacagTGAGCAGGACGTTCTTGGCGTCATCGCGGCATATGTAGGTGTCGTCGAGCTTGTCGACGCTGCTGTATAGGTTCCCCATGCTGCCGGCCATGGAGTCCACGGTGAGGAGCTTGACGATCGTGCCGACCAGCAAGGTGAGGAGCGAGAAGAGGAAGTCGACGATGGCCTTGCCGACCTCGGCATACAGCATGCGGTGGGCCTTGGTGTACACTAAGAGCTCAGGTTGTTGGAGGTGTGTTGGCAGCCCAACATCAGCCCATAAGTCCAACACATGTCAGCCGTTGATCTGCGTTGTATCCGACGGTTGAGAGCGCTTCCAAGGGAAGGGAGCAAGGAGAAAACCCTAGCCAATCCACCCATGCTGGTGGTGGCTGCCATTCGTGAGAGTGAGAGAGCACACAAGAGAAAACACAACCTGAGAgacaggaagaagaagaagcagaggtTCTATCCATATTTGCTGCATCTGACTAGACAGTGTTCAAGCTGGTGATTGGAGGCTCAAACATGCTTGGATCGACCCCAAACTTGGTGAGCTCGTTCCTTACTTTGAGTACTTCGATCTGGTTAGCTGGTTTAAGGATTGGGTCAATGGAGCATTGGATTTGAGAGTGGTTTTGTCAGCTCTGACTACTGCAGTTTCAGAACAGAGTAGTTTTGGGAGACGAACAGTTTGGGTAGGCAAACGATGTccgattgagctgaaatttggaggggATCTCAAGAACTCGTGTGTCTACTTGTCTGCCAAATTTGGTGCTGTTTGGTtcagcggtttaagagcagtttgcAAAACACTGAAGGGTACAGAAGCTGTCTAAATTCTGCTTTGCTGAAATCTTGCCTCTTGTGGCTATTGTTGCTGTTGCCGGTTGGCAACGTGGATAGTGTGTTGTAGATCTCTCTAGAGGTTCTAGAGAAGACTTTGTACTCATCATTCTCATAGTGAAGTTGCGTGGACCGGTCGGTCCACATCCATGGTTTTTTACTCCTCAAGTTGAGGAGGTTTTTCCACGTTAAATCCTGTGTCGCTTGTGCATGTTGTTTGTGTTATTCCGTTGCTTACTTGTTGGTTGAAGCTGTCCTCAAAGTTCATCACAAGCAGAGGAGGCTGTGTAGAGTGCATATTTGTCATGTCGGTGAATTTGTGCAGCGCATTGTTGCTGTCTAGCCCCAAcaaagtggtatcagagccttggtTTGCTTGTGCAAATTGCTGAGTTTCTTGTGGTGAAAGAGGGAAGTGAATACCAGCAGGATGATATCTTTGAATGGTACAAATTATCAAGCATGGAAGGGCAAGATGGAGGACTTGCTGTATGTGAAAGAATACTGGAAGCCAGTGTTCTCCACTAAGATGCTGGAGGGCATTGAGGAAGGTCAGTGGAAGGTACTTCATCGCCAAGCTTGTGGGTTTATTCGGCAATGGGTCGATGACAATGTTTTGAACCATATCATTGATGAGACACATGCACACACCTTATGGCAGAAATTGGAAGAGTTGTATGCCCGGAAAGAAGGTACAAACAAGATGTTCTTGATCAAACAATTGATGTGCTTGAGGTACAAAGAGGGCACTCTAATTGCAGATCATGTGAATACATTCCAAGGCATTATAAATCAGCTTTCTTCAATGGGAATAACATTTGAAGATGAAGTGTGAGCTTTGCTGCTACTAGGCTCATTACCGGACAGCTGGGAGACCTTTAAGGTCACGGTTTGCAAGTCAGCACCTAATGGAGTTGTCACTTGGAATCTTGTGAAAACCCGGGTA
This sequence is a window from Aegilops tauschii subsp. strangulata cultivar AL8/78 chromosome 7, Aet v6.0, whole genome shotgun sequence. Protein-coding genes within it:
- the LOC141027384 gene encoding uncharacterized protein, producing MLYAEVGKAIVDFLFSLLTLLVGTIVKLLTVDSMAGSMGNLYSSVDKLDDTYICRDDAKNVLLTPLVEELEGGSDVVDVPRVVGAGFVQGIVTYTVMDDLKVSPMSSISGITLLNTFGVTDIRSLQEKTVQLGCTEGLEILKASLQSKTLLTDVFLS